Part of the Methanobacterium paludis genome is shown below.
TCAGCGTATGCATTGTTATGGCGGCCGGGGCACTGTTTTTACTGGCGAACATGGAATTAACTAATGCTTCTAACATTGGTTCAGATAGCAGTGGTTACGTTACAAAGGAAGCTTATTCACATTATGGTCAATCTACAACTAAAATAGCCATAGTAACAGGTATGCATCCTCGTGAAAGTGTATCTAAAACAGTTGTGCCAGCTGTTATAAAATCGTATGCACTTACCCACAACGTTGAGATTGTAAATTATCAAGTAAACGTTACTGATGACCCAGAAGACTTTGCGGTAGGCCGTAGCAATGGCCAGGGGCTTGTTGCTAATTACGTAATTCCAGATATTGAAAAATCCAATAATTACAGCCTTGTGATAATCTGTCATGACCATGAATCAGGTTACGGTAATGGTTTTTACATCGCCACACCAACTATGGATACCAAATCCGTAGCGCTGGGGGAAGCTGTCCATAGCTTGCTGCCTCAGTTCAATTATTATCAGAGATCCACAGATGAAGATGCAATAAGCACTTCTATCAACCAGGTTGACGCTCCCATAGCATCCAATGGAATTCCTGTATTTGTATATGAGATCCCAGAGCAGAGTGACTCTCAAGAAGCCAGTGAAATGACTTATAAACTGATTGACACATGTTTTAACGTTATAAAGGCTAATAATTCATAATCAAATAAAATAGTAATTGCAATAATAACTTACTATTCATGAAAATACAAATTTTTTATTAACTTATTTTCCAGTTAATGTTGTTTATTTTTGAGAATAATCTTTTATAATATTGTTTTAGATAGTTTTAATGAAAATAAGAGGTTTTAAATAAAGATAAAATGGATATAATCTCATTGAATAAAATCAAAAAATTCTTCTTTTAAGGATTTTTAAAATTCATTTGTAGTTTTTGATAAAAAACTTTATAAACTTAAAATCTCTATTAAAATAGTCTATATTTTATTTCTAAATTTCTTATTAGAACTAAATTATTAAAAAACAAATAAAATAAGGTAAGTTTGGTTAATACCAAACATCCTTCATTCCAAAAAGATAAGCAAATATGTTGGCGCCGAGATGTAAAAATATACTTATAATAAGTATCAAGATAATCATGTCAACAGGTATTACAACAACGAGTGATGCAAGAATAAGTGCACCAACAACAAAGTCAAGCTGGTCTAAAATAGGTGCGGGTCTCCCACTGCTAATATTAATCCGCCTTTTTATGAAGCTACCACATGCATCACCTATAAGAGCTCCACCACCTAAACAAAGTCCTAACAATATTCCTTGAATAATATTTCCAGATATGAAACCTTGAATCAATCCAATTACAGTCCCGATTAGTGTCCCGACAAGAGTTCCTCTTAAGGTTACTCCGTTTCCGAATATTCTACGGCCATCACGAAACTTATGGTTGAAATCAAGTGGTATTCCACCACCAAAAGTTAAAGCTGAAACGTTGGCAAGGTATGCTGGTAACATAAAGTATATAGCATATACAGATAAATTGAAAACACTGATAACACTTGAGTCCATAGTTTACCTCCGATTTAAAACAAGATTATAATTATGTTATCTATTAAATAAACTATAGTATATAGGTGAGATGATGTTTATAAAGCAAACTAAAAGTCTATGTCCTGAGTGTCTTAAGGTATTGGACGCTGAAGTCTATGAGGATAAAGACAAAATCATGATAAAGAAAGAATGTAAAGAACATGGAAAATTTGAAAATACTTACTGGAGCAGTGACGAGCTTTATGAGATGGTTAAAGAGTACGGTAAAGTGGGTGTGGGGATTGAGAATCCTCAAACGACTGTTGAGGGTGAATGTCCTCAAAATTGTGGATTGTGCTCTGAGCATGAGAGTCATACTGTCCTTGGGCTTATTGATGTTACAAATAGATGTAATATGAAGTGTCCTGTGTGTTTTGCAAATGCTGCAGTTTCGAAAATGTTGTACGAGCCATCTTATGAAGAAATAAGGCAAATGCTCAAAAATTTGAGGAATAATCAGCCTGTTCCAACTCCTGCAATTCAGTACGCTGGTGGGGAGCCAACCATGAGAAAAGATCTGGTTGAACTTGTAAAACTTGCAAAGGAAGAGGGATTTTCACATACGCAGATAGCAACCAATGGTATAAAACTTGCTAAAAACCCGCAGCTTTCTAAAGATCTTAAAGAAGCAGGTCTAAACACTGTTTACCTTCAGTTTGATGGTATTACTGAGGAGCCTTATCTAAAAATAAGGAACAGGAATTTACTCTCGATCAAGTTAGAGGCAATTGAGAACTGTCGTGCAGCTGGACTTGGAATAGTTCTTGTCCCAACACTTTTAAAAGGAATAAATCATGATCAAGTGGGGGATATAATAAAATTTGCAGTTGATAACATTGATATTATAAGGGGCGTGAACTTCCAGCCTGTTTCATTTGCAGGCAGAACTCCTGCTGAAGAGGTAGAGGAGCAGCGTGTTACAATTCCTGATTTTGAAAAGTTTGTGGAGGAACAGACAGATTCCCAGATAAAAGTTGAGGATTTTTACCCTGCTTCATGTGTTACTCCAGTTTCAGAGTTTGTTGAGGCGATGGAAGGTGGAAAACCACAGGTTACCTTCACATGCAACCCTCACTGCGGTACTGCTACCTATGTTTTTGTTGATAACGATGAAATGGTTCCGATTACACAATTTATAGATGTTGATAGATTTTTTGATCTTCTTAATCGTAGTACCAATGATATTAAAAAGGGTGGAATAGTTTCTAAGGCCAAGGTCCTTGCAAGGGCATCAGTTGAACTTCCAAGAACTGTGGATATGTCAAAATCCCCGGAATCTGTGGATATTAAAAGTATAATGGCACAAATATTTAGAGAAAGGTCTTACGCTGCTCTTGGAGAATTCCATCATAACTCACTACTGGTTTCATGTATGCACTTCATGGATCCATGGAACTTTGACCAGGATAGAGTTAGACAGTGTGTTATTCATTATGCAGTGCCTGATGGAAGAATAATACCGTTCTGTTCAATGAACACAATTTACAGAAATGAAATCGAGAAAAAATTCTCAAAACCATTAAACAAAGATTAACGGTCGTTGAATTGATAATAAAAACTCCATCCAGACTACACGTTACATTGATAGACCTGAACGGCGCCTATGGTAGAATAGACGGCGGAGTCGGTATAACACTTGAAAAACCCAACCTAATGCTGGAGGCAAAACCTCAAGGCAATGATATCACAGTCCTTTTCAATGAACCCGAGAAGCTTGGCAACGAACTTGTGGATGATTACACTTTAAAGGTGAAGAAAGCAGCACAAAAAATGATTAAATTTTTAGGTATAAATGAAGGATTTACGTTCCGGGTAGGAACAACGTACCCATCCCACTCTGGACTTGGTTCCGGAACGCAGTTATCTTTAGCTGCAGGTAAACTCATATCTTTAATGAATGATTGTGAATTATCTAATCATGAAATAGCCAAAATCGTTGGAAGAGGAGGTACATCAGGGATAGGTACTGCTGCATTTGATAAGGGAGGTTTCATTGTTGATGGAGGTCATAACACAGATGAAAAACCGGGATTTTTACCTTCATCAGCTTCACCGGCTTCACCACCACCAATAATAGCAAGATATGAATTCCCAACTGACTGGAAGATAGTGCTGGTCATTCCTAATGTGGAACAGGGAGCTTCAGGAAGTAAAGAAGTTAACATATTCCAGAGTTACTGCCCGATACCTGTTGAAGAGGTTGAAAAATTGTCGCATGTTTTACTCATGAAACTCATGCCAGCAGTTGTTGAAGCAGATTTAGACTCATTTGGAAGTGCTATAAATATTATACAAGATGTTGGATTTAAGAAAGTTGAACATAGCCTTCAAAATCCATGTATTAAAGAAATAATGGATAAATTGAGGTCTGCCGGTGCTGCCGGTGTGGGTATGAGCTCATTCGGTCCGACCCTATACGCCGTTACAGATACCAATGTTGAAGATGTATCGCGTGCAGCAAGAGATGCTCTGAAAGATATTGGCGGCGAAATTATTGTTACACAGGCTAAAAATAGTGGGGCAACTCTCCGTGGCTAAAGAATTCTGATGGGTTATATTATGGAAAAGATAGAAGGAAAAGTTTGGAAATTTAGAGACTGCATAGATACCGACGTAATTATACCTGGAAGATACTTAAGGACGTTCAGTCTTGATGACCTTGCATCTCATGTAATGGCAGGTGAAGACCCTA
Proteins encoded:
- a CDS encoding CDP-2,3-bis-(O-geranylgeranyl)-sn-glycerol synthase, coding for MDSSVISVFNLSVYAIYFMLPAYLANVSALTFGGGIPLDFNHKFRDGRRIFGNGVTLRGTLVGTLIGTVIGLIQGFISGNIIQGILLGLCLGGGALIGDACGSFIKRRINISSGRPAPILDQLDFVVGALILASLVVVIPVDMIILILIISIFLHLGANIFAYLFGMKDVWY
- the tes gene encoding tetraether lipid synthase Tes, whose translation is MFIKQTKSLCPECLKVLDAEVYEDKDKIMIKKECKEHGKFENTYWSSDELYEMVKEYGKVGVGIENPQTTVEGECPQNCGLCSEHESHTVLGLIDVTNRCNMKCPVCFANAAVSKMLYEPSYEEIRQMLKNLRNNQPVPTPAIQYAGGEPTMRKDLVELVKLAKEEGFSHTQIATNGIKLAKNPQLSKDLKEAGLNTVYLQFDGITEEPYLKIRNRNLLSIKLEAIENCRAAGLGIVLVPTLLKGINHDQVGDIIKFAVDNIDIIRGVNFQPVSFAGRTPAEEVEEQRVTIPDFEKFVEEQTDSQIKVEDFYPASCVTPVSEFVEAMEGGKPQVTFTCNPHCGTATYVFVDNDEMVPITQFIDVDRFFDLLNRSTNDIKKGGIVSKAKVLARASVELPRTVDMSKSPESVDIKSIMAQIFRERSYAALGEFHHNSLLVSCMHFMDPWNFDQDRVRQCVIHYAVPDGRIIPFCSMNTIYRNEIEKKFSKPLNKD
- a CDS encoding beta-ribofuranosylaminobenzene 5'-phosphate synthase, with translation MIIKTPSRLHVTLIDLNGAYGRIDGGVGITLEKPNLMLEAKPQGNDITVLFNEPEKLGNELVDDYTLKVKKAAQKMIKFLGINEGFTFRVGTTYPSHSGLGSGTQLSLAAGKLISLMNDCELSNHEIAKIVGRGGTSGIGTAAFDKGGFIVDGGHNTDEKPGFLPSSASPASPPPIIARYEFPTDWKIVLVIPNVEQGASGSKEVNIFQSYCPIPVEEVEKLSHVLLMKLMPAVVEADLDSFGSAINIIQDVGFKKVEHSLQNPCIKEIMDKLRSAGAAGVGMSSFGPTLYAVTDTNVEDVSRAARDALKDIGGEIIVTQAKNSGATLRG